A segment of the Halogeometricum sp. S3BR5-2 genome:
CACCTGCGAGAGGATGCTCGTCCCCGACGCCGTCGTCCCCAGCGGGTACTCCAGCGTTCGGAACGCGCCGACGAGAAGCGGCCCCTGGTTCGGTCGCGGTTCGGTGACGATGTAGGGCGCGACGAGACCCATGAAGAGGTACGCCGCGACCACGAGGAGGCCGAATCTGGCGCGCCAATCGTTCCAGACGATTCGCGCGGGTGCGAGGATTCGCTCGTCGAACCACTGGCGACGACGCTCCGCGTCTGTCATCGACACCTCGGCCATCTGTTCGAACTCCGAGACGGTCCGCCCGCCGTCGGCGATTCGTCGTCCCTTGCCGTCGTGTCCGGTGATCGCCGAGCGAGCGTCGCGTTCTGTTCTGGCCGAATCGGCGTACTCGCCGCCGACGGCGTCCACAATCGGGTCGGATGCGCTCTCGTCGAGTGACGCGTCGGCGCCGTCGTCCGGCCGGTCAGTAGGACTCACGCGAGGCACCTCCCTTGGCCCGCGGGTCGATCCAGCCGTACGTCAGGTCCGCGATGGTGATGCCGATGACCATCGCGACGGTGATGAGGATGAACGCGCCCATCATCAGCGGCGAGTCGCGCGCGTTGATGGCCTGAATCAGGTAGAATCCGATTCCGGGGTACGCGAAGATGTTCTCGATGATGACCGCGCCGCCGAACACCGTCCCGATGGCGATCATCAGCCCCGTGTACATCGGGAGAATCGCGTTCCGAGCGACGTATCGCATGGCGATGCGCCGGGTCGGAAGCCCCCGGAGTCTGGCGACTCGAAGGTAGTCCTCGCCGAGGACGCGGATGCTGTTCCCGCGCATGCTGAGCGCCCACCCGCCGAACCCGACGATGGCCATCGAGAGGATGGGCAGGGTGCCGTGGTACAGCACGCTCATCAAGAAGGGGACGTTGAGTCCCGGCGTCAACTCCGAGGCGTACCGACCGCCGGTCGGGAACAGTTGAAACCGGTAGCCGAGGAACGCGACGAACAGCAGTGCAACCACGTACCCCGGCGTGGAGTTGAGGACGAGTCCGACGGCGGTCGAGACGACGTCGAACCGCGAGCCCTCCCCGTAGGCCATGAACGCGCCGAGCGACACCCCGACGATGAACGCCAGAAACAGCGCGGTCGCCGTCAGGAACACCGTCCAGGGGATGGCCGGTCCGATGACGCTCGCCACCGACTGGTCGTACCAGATCGACTGGCCGAAGTCCCCCTGGAAGATGGAGATCACGTAATCGAAGTACTGGACGTACAGCGGTTCGTCCACCGCGATGTTCGTCTGCGCGGCGATTCGGCGGTTCAACTCGGCCGAGGAGAGGTCGCTTCCCCCGCGCTGGATCATCTGCGCC
Coding sequences within it:
- a CDS encoding ABC transporter permease — protein: MSYVLKRLGRSVLTIFVVVSASFGLIRLLPGGPLDYLRAQMIQRGGSDLSSAELNRRIAAQTNIAVDEPLYVQYFDYVISIFQGDFGQSIWYDQSVASVIGPAIPWTVFLTATALFLAFIVGVSLGAFMAYGEGSRFDVVSTAVGLVLNSTPGYVVALLFVAFLGYRFQLFPTGGRYASELTPGLNVPFLMSVLYHGTLPILSMAIVGFGGWALSMRGNSIRVLGEDYLRVARLRGLPTRRIAMRYVARNAILPMYTGLMIAIGTVFGGAVIIENIFAYPGIGFYLIQAINARDSPLMMGAFILITVAMVIGITIADLTYGWIDPRAKGGASRESY